In a genomic window of Mycolicibacter heraklionensis:
- a CDS encoding YlbL family protein, giving the protein MNRRILTLLAAVLPVVAFGVLLTAVTVPFVSLGPGPTFDTLGMIDGKQVVDIEGTTTHPTTGHLNMTTVSQRDGLTLGEALALWLSGREQLMPRDLVYPPGKSRQEVDESNDADFRASEQSAEYAALGYLRYPSAVTLADVHDPGPSAGALQRGDAVDAVNGEPVYTVRQFTARLADTKPGETVVIDYRRKNAAPGTARITLGENKDRANGFLGVSVLDAPWAPFTIDFNLANIGGPSAGLMFSLAVVDKLTTGTLAGPNFVAGTGVIKSNGQVDAIGGIAHKMMAAREAGATVFLVPADNCYEARNDDKGLQLVKVDSLAQAVGALRTITDGGQPPSC; this is encoded by the coding sequence GTGAACAGGCGGATTCTGACGCTGTTGGCGGCTGTGCTGCCGGTGGTCGCGTTCGGCGTACTGCTGACGGCGGTGACCGTGCCCTTCGTGTCATTGGGGCCGGGCCCCACTTTCGACACCCTCGGCATGATCGACGGCAAGCAGGTGGTCGACATCGAGGGGACCACCACGCACCCGACGACCGGCCACCTCAACATGACCACGGTCTCCCAGCGCGACGGTCTGACGCTGGGGGAGGCGTTGGCGCTGTGGCTGTCGGGGCGTGAGCAGCTCATGCCGCGTGACCTGGTCTATCCGCCGGGCAAGTCCCGTCAAGAAGTCGACGAGAGCAACGACGCCGATTTCCGCGCGTCCGAGCAGAGCGCCGAGTACGCCGCGCTGGGCTACCTGCGCTACCCGTCAGCGGTCACCCTCGCCGATGTCCACGACCCGGGTCCGTCTGCCGGCGCGCTGCAGCGCGGCGATGCCGTGGACGCCGTCAACGGCGAACCGGTCTACACGGTTCGGCAGTTCACCGCGCGGCTGGCCGACACCAAGCCGGGCGAGACGGTCGTCATCGACTACCGGCGCAAGAACGCCGCGCCCGGTACGGCGCGGATTACGCTCGGAGAGAACAAGGACCGCGCCAACGGATTCCTGGGCGTGTCCGTCCTCGATGCGCCGTGGGCGCCGTTCACCATCGACTTCAACCTCGCGAACATCGGCGGCCCGTCCGCGGGTCTGATGTTCTCGCTGGCCGTCGTCGACAAGCTGACCACCGGCACCCTGGCCGGGCCGAACTTCGTTGCCGGCACCGGGGTCATCAAGTCCAACGGCCAGGTCGACGCGATCGGCGGAATCGCACACAAGATGATGGCGGCCCGCGAGGCCGGCGCGACGGTGTTCCTGGTCCCGGCCGACAACTGCTACGAGGCCAGAAACGACGACAAGGGTCTGCAACTGGTCAAGGTGGACAGCCTCGCCCAGGCGGTGGGCGCGCTGCGAACCATCACTGACGGAGGTCAGCCACCCTCTTGCTGA
- a CDS encoding zinc-dependent metalloprotease, producing MADLPFGFSSGDDPDRERGSGPTDPFGMGAGFNMADLGQVFTQLGQMFSGAGRVSADGRPAGPVNYDLARQVATKSIGPVSPVTASTATAIGDAVHLAETWLDGATSLPAGTTSGVAWTPVDWVEHTMTTWQRLCDPMAEQVSSVWASALPEEAKSMAGPLLSVMSQMGGLAFGSQLGQALGRLSGEVLTSTDIGLPLGPSGVAALLPGAIEELAGGLEQPRSEIVTFLAAREAAHHRLFTHVPWLSNQLLSAVEAYARGMKIDIRGIEELAQGFDPAAMTDPSAMNELLNQGVFEPKSTPEQLAALERLETLLALIEGWVQTVVNAALGDRIPGTAALSEMLRRRRATGGPAEQTFATLVGLELRPRKLREAAVLWERLTTAVGADARDKVWQHPDLLPEASDLDEPAAFIDRILGGSSDIDSAIDQAIAEFQREAGNADDADD from the coding sequence ATGGCTGATCTGCCCTTCGGTTTCTCTTCCGGGGACGACCCCGACCGCGAGCGAGGCTCGGGGCCCACCGACCCGTTCGGCATGGGTGCTGGGTTCAACATGGCCGATCTGGGCCAGGTCTTCACCCAGCTCGGGCAGATGTTCAGCGGTGCCGGCCGGGTGAGCGCCGACGGCCGACCGGCCGGTCCGGTCAACTACGACCTGGCACGACAGGTCGCGACCAAGTCGATCGGCCCGGTCTCGCCGGTGACCGCGTCGACCGCGACCGCCATCGGCGACGCGGTGCACCTGGCCGAAACCTGGCTCGACGGAGCGACTTCGTTACCGGCCGGCACCACCAGTGGGGTTGCCTGGACGCCGGTGGACTGGGTCGAGCACACCATGACCACCTGGCAGCGGCTGTGCGACCCGATGGCCGAACAGGTTTCGTCGGTGTGGGCCTCAGCACTGCCGGAAGAGGCCAAGAGCATGGCCGGCCCGCTGCTGTCGGTGATGTCGCAGATGGGCGGGTTGGCGTTCGGTTCCCAGTTGGGCCAGGCGCTGGGCCGGTTGTCCGGAGAGGTGCTGACCTCGACCGACATCGGCCTGCCACTGGGGCCCAGCGGCGTGGCCGCGCTGCTGCCCGGTGCGATCGAGGAATTGGCCGGCGGCCTGGAGCAGCCGCGCAGTGAGATCGTCACCTTCCTGGCCGCCCGCGAGGCCGCCCACCACCGGCTGTTCACCCACGTGCCGTGGCTGTCCAACCAGTTGCTCAGCGCTGTGGAGGCCTACGCCCGGGGCATGAAGATCGACATCCGGGGCATCGAAGAACTGGCGCAGGGCTTCGACCCGGCGGCGATGACCGATCCCTCGGCCATGAACGAACTGCTCAACCAAGGCGTGTTCGAGCCCAAGTCGACCCCGGAGCAGCTCGCCGCACTGGAGCGGCTGGAGACCCTGCTGGCCCTGATCGAGGGCTGGGTGCAGACCGTGGTCAATGCGGCGCTAGGCGACCGGATCCCGGGTACCGCCGCGCTCTCGGAGATGCTGCGCCGCCGGCGCGCCACCGGTGGCCCGGCCGAGCAGACCTTCGCTACGCTGGTCGGTTTAGAACTGCGCCCGCGCAAGCTGCGCGAGGCCGCGGTGCTCTGGGAGCGGTTGACCACGGCGGTCGGGGCCGACGCCCGCGACAAGGTCTGGCAGCACCCCGATCTGCTTCCCGAGGCCTCCGATCTCGACGAGCCGGCCGCGTTCATCGACCGGATTCTCGGCGGCTCCAGCGACATTGACTCGGCCATCGACCAGGCGAT